Proteins encoded together in one Rhodospirillaceae bacterium window:
- a CDS encoding adenylosuccinate synthase: protein MANVAVIGSQWGDEGKGKIVDWLSERADVVVRFQGGHNAGHTLVIGENTYKLSLLPSGVVRPGKLSVIGNGVVVDPWHLVKEMEGLRGQGVAISPDNLVLAENAALILPLHSQLDLLREGAAEGSAKIGTTGRGIGPAYEDKVARRAIRVCDLADSKGLDAKVENLLRHHNALLKGMGAPLVDGAELLAKLRAIAPQIAPFVKPVWEMLDTARRRGDRILFEGAQGVMLDVDHGTYPYVTSSNTVTGQAATGSGLGPSAIGYVLGITKAYTTRVGSGPFPSELTDEIGQLLGERGREFGTVTGRKRRCGWFDAALVRRAAKVAGISGIALTKLDVLDGMKELKICTGYEIDGKPYAYLPAGSDLQARAKPVYETLEGWSQSTQGARSWAQLPATAIKYVRRVEELIEVPVALLSTSPERDDTILVKDPFAD from the coding sequence ATGGCCAATGTAGCGGTAATCGGCTCGCAATGGGGCGACGAGGGCAAGGGCAAGATCGTCGATTGGCTCTCTGAACGCGCCGATGTCGTCGTGCGCTTCCAGGGCGGCCACAATGCCGGCCATACGCTGGTCATCGGCGAGAACACCTACAAGCTGTCGCTCTTGCCCTCGGGCGTCGTGCGGCCGGGCAAGCTTTCGGTCATCGGCAATGGTGTCGTCGTCGATCCCTGGCATCTGGTGAAGGAGATGGAAGGCCTGCGCGGGCAGGGTGTTGCCATCTCGCCGGACAATCTCGTCCTGGCAGAGAATGCTGCGCTCATCCTGCCGCTTCACAGCCAGCTCGATCTGCTGCGCGAAGGGGCGGCCGAGGGCAGCGCCAAGATCGGCACCACCGGCCGCGGCATCGGCCCGGCTTACGAAGACAAGGTCGCGCGCCGCGCCATTCGTGTCTGTGACCTTGCCGACAGCAAGGGTCTTGATGCCAAGGTCGAGAATCTGCTGCGCCACCACAATGCTCTCTTGAAAGGTATGGGCGCGCCCCTGGTCGATGGCGCCGAGTTGCTGGCCAAGCTGCGCGCGATCGCGCCGCAGATCGCTCCCTTCGTGAAGCCGGTCTGGGAAATGCTCGACACCGCGCGGCGCCGTGGCGACCGTATCCTGTTCGAAGGCGCCCAGGGTGTCATGCTCGATGTCGATCACGGCACCTATCCCTATGTCACGTCTTCCAACACGGTGACGGGGCAGGCGGCGACCGGCTCCGGCCTTGGTCCCTCTGCCATCGGCTATGTGCTCGGCATCACCAAGGCCTACACGACGCGCGTGGGATCGGGCCCGTTCCCCAGCGAACTCACCGACGAGATCGGCCAGCTGCTCGGCGAGCGCGGCCGTGAGTTCGGCACCGTCACTGGCCGCAAGCGCCGCTGCGGCTGGTTCGACGCCGCCCTCGTGCGCCGTGCCGCCAAGGTTGCCGGCATCAGCGGCATCGCCCTCACCAAGCTTGACGTGCTCGACGGCATGAAGGAACTGAAGATCTGCACGGGCTATGAGATCGACGGCAAGCCCTATGCCTATCTGCCGGCAGGCTCCGACCTGCAGGCGCGGGCCAAGCCGGTCTATGAAACCCTCGAAGGCTGGTCGCAATCGACGCAAGGTGCGCGTTCCTGGGCGCAGCTCCCAGCAACCGCGATCAAGTATGTCCGCCGCGTCGAGGAGTTGATCGAGGTGCCGGTGGCGCTGCTTTCGACCAGCCCGGAACGTGACGATACGATCCTGGTCAAGGATCCGTTCGCGGATTGA
- a CDS encoding aromatic amino acid lyase, with product MSLSLNVRADITLDAYRRVAWERESVALGTVAMARMANARAAFMHLIDSDPGLTIYGVTSGYGQHANKRLTGEARRQHAQRPPRSAAVAFGPPAPERVARGIILARLANFIEGHAAVTPALAEAVADLLSGGALPKVSIAGQGGAGEILWMAPLIIDLAETFPLGEKDALSLINGSPAASALIADGAIAMRRRLDLAERVFALSAEAIRAPLEAYDAAFEELWGDPYEAATLRHLRELLQGGVAERRPYQAPVSYRILPRVLGQMRRAVAQAEEIAASSLISVTDNPVFLMPDAQHPTGRVYSNGGYHNARAYPALDNLAAACTDLCILAERHCTKLLDGRYSLLPDQLQAADDAYIGIVGFVQVGYAEQARRAAQRTFLPGSEAGGFGQNDVAPLTGLAWRAQEETGLCLEAALAMLGAVASQALQMTGRAAPPALQATLDKIRAAFPPMTASRVFGPDLQTLANRFHAEIYGDDEVTR from the coding sequence ATGTCGCTCAGTCTGAATGTGCGCGCCGATATCACACTCGATGCCTATCGCCGGGTCGCCTGGGAGAGGGAATCCGTTGCCCTCGGCACGGTCGCGATGGCTCGGATGGCCAACGCCCGGGCCGCCTTCATGCATCTCATTGATTCCGATCCCGGTCTGACCATCTACGGCGTCACCAGCGGTTATGGTCAGCATGCGAACAAACGCCTGACCGGCGAAGCGCGGCGCCAGCATGCACAGCGCCCGCCAAGAAGCGCCGCCGTCGCCTTTGGCCCGCCGGCACCGGAACGGGTCGCGCGCGGCATCATCCTGGCCCGCCTCGCCAACTTCATCGAAGGCCATGCGGCGGTGACGCCGGCCCTGGCCGAAGCTGTGGCGGACCTGCTCTCCGGTGGCGCCTTGCCGAAGGTCTCGATTGCGGGGCAAGGCGGCGCCGGCGAAATTCTCTGGATGGCGCCGCTCATCATCGACCTTGCCGAGACTTTTCCGCTGGGCGAGAAAGATGCCCTCTCGCTCATCAACGGATCGCCGGCCGCCAGCGCTCTTATTGCCGACGGCGCTATCGCCATGCGGCGGCGCCTCGATCTGGCTGAACGCGTGTTTGCGCTCTCGGCCGAGGCCATCAGAGCACCGCTCGAAGCCTATGACGCAGCTTTCGAGGAACTGTGGGGTGATCCCTATGAAGCGGCGACATTGCGGCACCTGCGCGAGTTGCTCCAAGGCGGTGTCGCGGAACGCCGCCCCTATCAGGCGCCGGTCAGCTATCGCATCCTGCCGCGTGTACTCGGCCAGATGCGCCGCGCGGTGGCACAGGCCGAGGAGATTGCCGCGTCGTCGCTGATATCCGTTACCGACAATCCCGTCTTCCTGATGCCCGACGCACAACACCCTACGGGCCGGGTCTACAGCAATGGCGGCTATCACAATGCGCGCGCCTATCCCGCACTCGACAACCTGGCCGCGGCCTGCACCGATCTTTGCATCCTGGCCGAACGGCACTGCACAAAGCTGCTTGACGGCCGCTACTCGCTGCTGCCGGATCAATTGCAGGCAGCTGATGACGCCTATATCGGCATCGTCGGATTCGTCCAGGTCGGCTATGCCGAGCAGGCAAGGCGCGCAGCCCAGCGCACCTTCCTGCCCGGCAGTGAAGCCGGCGGCTTCGGCCAGAACGACGTCGCCCCCCTGACCGGACTTGCCTGGCGCGCTCAGGAGGAAACTGGACTTTGCCTTGAAGCTGCACTTGCCATGCTGGGTGCCGTGGCCTCGCAGGCTCTCCAGATGACAGGTCGCGCGGCACCGCCCGCTTTGCAGGCAACACTCGACAAGATCCGCGCCGCATTTCCCCCGATGACCGCCTCACGGGTGTTCGGGCCGGACCTGCAGACCCTCGCCAACAGATTCCATGCCGAGATCTACGGCGACGACGAGGTGACGCGATGA
- a CDS encoding DUF992 domain-containing protein: MTNCRNLATLAMAAFLMVPVMPAAQAEGGVNVGVLDCHVSGSVGYLIGSDKTMTCVFKRPDGSQENYRGEITRYGLDIGFTRETRMFWGVVAPGNVARGALAGTYAGAGADVAAGLGVGANALFGGGNSQIALQPVSVNGNVGVNVAAGVSKLTLAPGM, encoded by the coding sequence ATGACGAATTGCCGAAACCTTGCCACCTTGGCCATGGCCGCCTTTCTGATGGTGCCGGTCATGCCCGCGGCCCAGGCCGAAGGCGGGGTCAATGTCGGCGTTCTCGACTGCCATGTCAGCGGCAGCGTCGGCTACCTGATCGGGTCGGACAAGACCATGACCTGCGTCTTCAAGCGGCCGGACGGCAGCCAGGAGAATTATCGCGGCGAGATCACCCGCTATGGACTTGATATCGGGTTCACCCGCGAAACCCGCATGTTCTGGGGTGTCGTGGCCCCGGGCAATGTGGCGCGGGGCGCCCTGGCCGGCACCTATGCCGGCGCCGGTGCCGACGTGGCAGCGGGATTGGGCGTCGGCGCCAATGCCCTCTTTGGCGGCGGCAACAGCCAGATCGCCCTGCAGCCGGTCAGCGTGAACGGCAATGTGGGTGTCAACGTCGCCGCCGGCGTCTCCAAGCTGACTCTGGCGCCCGGGATGTAA
- a CDS encoding PhzF family phenazine biosynthesis protein — MKHPIYQVDAFTDRPFAGNPAGVMPLNTWLPDQLLQSISAEMNLAETAFFVPNQGGYHLRWFTPTVEVKLCGHATLASAFVLNRLIDPSIKEMRFDSLSGPLHVRADGDRFELDFPVLSFEVNTESTIPDRIAKAIGQAPVDVVVSPVYDSYLARLANVAAVRAARPDFPALEALGRDLIITADGAEVGVDFVSRFFAPLHGIPEDPVTGSSHCVLVPYWGGLTGKQRFHARQVSRRGGDLWLTLAGDRLKIAGHAVCVLTGEIDLA; from the coding sequence ATGAAACATCCCATTTATCAGGTAGACGCCTTCACCGACCGACCGTTCGCAGGTAACCCGGCCGGGGTGATGCCGCTCAACACCTGGCTGCCTGACCAGCTTCTCCAATCGATCTCCGCCGAGATGAACCTCGCCGAGACCGCGTTCTTCGTGCCCAACCAAGGTGGCTACCATCTGCGCTGGTTCACGCCGACGGTGGAGGTAAAGCTGTGCGGCCACGCCACCCTGGCCTCGGCCTTTGTGCTCAACCGCTTGATCGATCCGTCGATCAAGGAGATGCGCTTCGACAGTCTCTCCGGCCCACTCCACGTGCGCGCCGATGGCGACCGCTTTGAGCTCGATTTCCCGGTGCTGAGCTTCGAGGTCAACACTGAGTCGACGATACCCGACCGGATCGCCAAAGCCATTGGCCAGGCGCCGGTCGATGTCGTGGTGAGTCCGGTCTACGATTCCTACCTTGCCCGTCTTGCCAATGTCGCCGCCGTGCGGGCGGCGAGGCCGGACTTCCCGGCGCTGGAGGCGCTGGGCCGCGATCTCATCATCACGGCGGATGGCGCGGAGGTTGGCGTCGATTTCGTCAGCCGGTTCTTTGCGCCCCTCCACGGGATTCCGGAAGACCCGGTGACCGGCTCATCGCATTGCGTGCTGGTGCCCTATTGGGGAGGGCTTACCGGGAAGCAGCGATTCCACGCCCGCCAGGTGTCGCGCCGTGGCGGCGATCTGTGGCTGACGCTGGCTGGCGACCGGCTCAAAATCGCCGGCCATGCGGTCTGCGTGCTGACCGGAGAAATCGATCTGGCATAA
- a CDS encoding ATP phosphoribosyltransferase regulatory subunit, which translates to MTSAPTNNTGEKFLLPAGLGDGLPPEAGFEAAMVERLVASFARWGYERVKPPLIEFEDSLLAGPGEAMAAHTFRLMDPVSQRMMGLRADMTPQVGRIAASRLQNMPRPLRLSYAGQVLRMKGEQMRPERQLGQVGVELIGAEGPAADAEVVLLAVEALTGLGVPGLAVDLNVPRLAPSILRDLPPQRRADLIAALDRKDTAKVTELAGDQGELLLGLLRAVGPVETALPVLESLALPALGADVRANLAATVALIRKSAPDLTLTIDATDHRGFEYHNGIAFTLLGRGVRGEFGRGGHYVNHAGEAATGFSLYLDTLLNTLPMPAGPKRVFVPFGAEAAAALKLREEGWVTVQGLQPADASAEAKRLRCSHFLLDGRAVATGT; encoded by the coding sequence ATGACCAGCGCGCCCACGAATAACACCGGTGAGAAGTTCCTGCTGCCTGCGGGCCTGGGCGATGGCCTGCCGCCGGAAGCGGGCTTCGAGGCTGCCATGGTCGAACGGCTGGTCGCGAGCTTTGCGCGCTGGGGCTATGAACGGGTCAAGCCACCGCTCATCGAGTTCGAGGATTCGTTGCTGGCCGGCCCCGGCGAGGCGATGGCCGCCCACACCTTCCGCCTGATGGATCCGGTCTCGCAGCGCATGATGGGCCTGCGCGCCGACATGACGCCGCAGGTTGGCCGTATCGCCGCCAGCCGCCTCCAGAACATGCCGCGCCCATTGCGCCTCTCTTATGCCGGCCAGGTGTTGCGCATGAAAGGCGAACAGATGCGCCCGGAACGCCAGTTGGGCCAGGTCGGCGTCGAACTGATCGGTGCTGAGGGTCCCGCCGCCGATGCCGAGGTCGTGCTTCTTGCGGTTGAGGCCCTGACGGGCCTTGGCGTCCCTGGTCTTGCCGTCGATCTCAACGTGCCGCGCCTTGCGCCGAGCATTCTCCGGGACCTGCCGCCTCAGCGCCGCGCCGATCTCATTGCAGCGCTCGACCGCAAGGATACCGCGAAAGTCACCGAACTCGCCGGCGATCAGGGCGAGCTTCTGCTGGGCCTGCTGCGCGCGGTGGGACCGGTCGAAACCGCGCTGCCCGTTCTGGAAAGTCTGGCGCTGCCGGCCCTGGGCGCCGATGTGCGCGCCAATCTTGCTGCGACGGTCGCGCTCATCCGCAAATCGGCGCCGGACCTTACCCTCACCATCGACGCCACCGACCATCGCGGCTTCGAGTATCACAACGGGATCGCTTTCACATTGCTGGGACGCGGCGTGCGCGGCGAATTCGGCCGCGGCGGTCACTATGTCAACCATGCGGGTGAAGCGGCGACCGGCTTCTCCCTCTATCTCGATACCTTGCTCAACACCTTGCCGATGCCGGCGGGACCGAAGCGTGTCTTCGTCCCCTTCGGCGCCGAGGCGGCGGCCGCTCTCAAATTGCGTGAAGAGGGTTGGGTCACGGTACAGGGGCTTCAACCTGCCGATGCCAGCGCCGAAGCAAAGCGTCTGCGTTGCTCTCATTTCCTGCTGGATGGCCGCGCCGTGGCCACTGGCACCTGA
- a CDS encoding PAS domain S-box protein, with translation MTTRHPEKPLRSTKRHTSTRISSRGAVNPFDPCLVIDGASTATIILHLDGRVAHCGKAAERLFTYRREDILGSDFNLLVPKINEVLESCLHNSAADDATNWRRMSGRSRPGRRLNLKVSVRRLRLQRKHYFVVTVDNAAPERRMQERLRASQIQLAKIVELSDDAIVSVDVHGTITLFSDGAERMFGYKARDIIGRSLDLLIPKASRDAHRQRISQFVEHKGNTRRMGQRGEIMALRKGGGVFPVEASIMHFNLGGETVLTAVMRDITERKRNEQALKANERLFRGVFEQTFQSVGLLTPEGVVVEINRSALEFGGLARSDMIGRPIAETDWWHNLLEAARQLRDAIGRARAGETVRAELTVRDAAQQTHVIDTSLKPILDDQGSVALLIFEGRDISERAEAEIALREAKRHAELANRAKSEFLANMSHELRTPLNAVIGFAEVMERETFGTLGSQRYRSYCADIRDAGIHLLSVINDVLDVSKIEAGRLLAHLEDVDVNQTIQSCIQMVRDRAANAGLFLVLDVADKLPTLRADERLLKQMLLNLLSNAIKFTPHGGITVRAQMDVDGALSISVGDTGIGMAEADIPKAMQPFGQIDSAITRKFGGTGLGLHLVRSMAELQSATLTLESAPGIGTTAWLTFPRQNVQPVLALPEPEVRSCGR, from the coding sequence ATGACAACACGGCATCCGGAAAAGCCCCTGCGATCCACCAAAAGACATACCTCCACCCGCATCTCTTCCCGTGGTGCCGTCAACCCATTCGATCCGTGCCTCGTCATCGACGGCGCATCGACAGCGACCATCATTCTGCATCTTGATGGGCGTGTCGCGCATTGCGGCAAGGCCGCAGAACGTCTGTTCACGTATCGTCGGGAAGACATCCTCGGATCTGACTTCAATCTGTTGGTACCAAAGATCAACGAGGTTCTGGAAAGCTGCCTCCACAATTCGGCGGCGGACGACGCCACCAACTGGCGCCGGATGAGTGGCAGGAGCCGCCCGGGCAGACGTCTCAATCTAAAGGTGAGCGTCAGGCGACTCAGGTTGCAGCGCAAACACTATTTTGTCGTGACTGTCGACAATGCCGCCCCCGAGAGACGCATGCAAGAACGTCTCCGTGCGTCGCAGATTCAGCTGGCCAAGATTGTCGAGTTGAGTGATGACGCCATTGTCTCGGTAGATGTTCACGGCACCATCACGCTGTTCAGCGACGGCGCGGAACGCATGTTTGGCTACAAGGCTCGGGATATCATTGGCCGATCACTCGACCTACTCATTCCAAAAGCATCGCGCGACGCGCACAGGCAGCGTATTTCTCAGTTTGTCGAGCACAAGGGCAATACGCGTCGCATGGGTCAGCGCGGAGAAATCATGGCCTTGCGGAAAGGCGGCGGCGTATTTCCGGTCGAAGCCTCTATCATGCATTTCAACCTCGGCGGCGAGACTGTCCTGACGGCGGTGATGCGCGACATCACCGAACGCAAACGCAATGAACAGGCCCTCAAAGCCAATGAGCGACTGTTCCGCGGCGTCTTCGAGCAGACGTTCCAGTCTGTCGGCCTGTTGACGCCGGAAGGCGTGGTCGTGGAGATCAATCGCAGTGCCCTGGAGTTTGGCGGCCTTGCCCGCAGCGATATGATTGGGCGTCCGATTGCCGAGACCGACTGGTGGCACAATCTCCTCGAAGCGGCACGCCAGCTCCGCGACGCAATCGGGCGCGCGCGAGCCGGAGAAACCGTTCGTGCCGAGCTGACCGTAAGGGACGCCGCGCAGCAAACCCATGTCATCGACACCTCGCTGAAGCCGATTCTCGACGACCAGGGTTCCGTCGCTTTGCTGATCTTTGAGGGACGCGACATCAGCGAGCGGGCCGAGGCTGAGATCGCCTTGCGCGAAGCGAAGCGACATGCCGAGTTGGCCAATCGTGCCAAGTCCGAGTTTCTCGCCAATATGAGCCACGAGCTGCGCACGCCGCTCAATGCCGTCATCGGGTTTGCGGAGGTCATGGAGCGAGAGACCTTTGGCACCCTGGGCTCACAGCGCTATCGCAGCTATTGTGCCGACATCCGGGACGCCGGGATCCATCTCCTCAGCGTCATCAATGATGTCCTCGACGTATCCAAGATCGAGGCGGGACGGCTCCTCGCCCATCTGGAGGATGTCGACGTCAACCAGACTATCCAGTCCTGCATTCAGATGGTTCGCGACCGCGCGGCCAATGCCGGCCTGTTCCTGGTCCTGGATGTTGCCGACAAACTGCCAACCTTGCGGGCGGACGAGCGTTTGTTGAAGCAGATGCTCCTCAACCTCCTCTCGAACGCCATAAAGTTCACACCCCATGGCGGTATCACCGTCAGAGCGCAAATGGATGTCGACGGCGCTTTGTCGATCAGTGTGGGCGATACCGGCATCGGCATGGCTGAGGCTGATATCCCCAAGGCCATGCAGCCCTTTGGGCAGATCGATAGTGCCATCACGCGAAAGTTCGGTGGTACGGGCCTCGGCCTCCATCTGGTGAGATCCATGGCGGAACTGCAGTCGGCGACGCTGACTTTGGAGAGCGCGCCCGGAATCGGCACGACCGCATGGCTCACTTTCCCGCGCCAGAATGTTCAACCCGTTCTGGCCTTGCCGGAACCGGAGGTGCGCAGCTGCGGCCGCTGA
- a CDS encoding PLP-dependent aminotransferase family protein — translation MTNWQPDISTFPGPRYLAIADALSDDIRQQRMAPGTRLPTHRELAFRLGVTVGTVTRAYAEAERRGLIGGEVGRGTFVRPDVRRRPEMPVEREAEIEEGGFVDLSINFPTPRANDALLSNALQRIAARPGIDSLLDYHHHVGMPRHRAAGAQWLGEQRYPVPADRVIVTAGGQHAMTAALGAITEPGDVVVTECVTYPGLRRLADFLRIRLHGVQMDSDGVDVEAFEAACINLRPKAFYCVVNMHNPTGIVVSVERRRALAAVARKHGVKIVEDDVYGFLLGTRTIEPLSAHAPELGHYFTSVSKSMAPGLRVGYLAIPEGALDMFAQVVRSTTWMAAPLTAEIAADWVEDGTGMDLAEAHRIEAIARQRMARRILSDVEICGDESSYHIWLKLQEPWTADGFALQARLKGVGVSPATIFSLTRNAPNGVRLCLCAPADRRILENALQRIADILRTRPGGSYGIV, via the coding sequence ATGACAAACTGGCAACCAGATATCTCGACGTTTCCAGGACCGCGCTATCTCGCGATCGCCGATGCGCTGTCCGACGATATCCGACAGCAACGCATGGCGCCGGGAACGCGCCTGCCGACGCATCGGGAGCTTGCCTTTCGCCTGGGCGTCACGGTTGGGACGGTGACCCGCGCCTATGCCGAAGCCGAGCGCCGCGGTCTCATTGGTGGTGAAGTGGGCCGCGGGACCTTCGTGCGTCCCGACGTGCGCCGCCGGCCCGAGATGCCGGTCGAGCGCGAAGCGGAAATCGAAGAAGGCGGCTTTGTCGATCTCTCCATCAACTTCCCGACCCCGCGCGCCAACGACGCGCTGCTCTCGAATGCCCTGCAACGCATCGCCGCGCGACCGGGTATCGATTCACTGCTGGATTACCATCATCATGTCGGCATGCCCCGCCACCGCGCTGCGGGTGCCCAGTGGCTGGGCGAGCAGCGCTATCCGGTGCCGGCCGATCGGGTCATCGTCACCGCCGGCGGCCAGCACGCCATGACGGCAGCCCTTGGCGCCATTACCGAACCGGGCGATGTGGTGGTGACTGAATGCGTCACCTATCCGGGCTTGCGACGCTTGGCCGACTTCCTGCGCATTCGGCTGCATGGCGTGCAGATGGATTCCGACGGCGTCGATGTCGAGGCGTTTGAAGCAGCCTGCATCAATCTTCGGCCCAAGGCATTCTATTGCGTCGTCAACATGCACAATCCGACCGGCATCGTCGTCTCTGTCGAGCGGCGTCGGGCGCTTGCCGCGGTCGCGCGCAAGCACGGGGTCAAGATCGTCGAGGACGATGTCTATGGCTTTCTGCTCGGCACGCGCACGATCGAGCCACTCTCGGCCCATGCGCCGGAGCTGGGGCACTACTTCACCAGCGTTTCCAAATCCATGGCGCCGGGCCTGCGCGTGGGCTATCTCGCCATTCCCGAAGGCGCTCTCGACATGTTCGCGCAAGTGGTCCGCTCGACCACCTGGATGGCGGCGCCGCTGACCGCCGAGATCGCCGCCGATTGGGTCGAGGACGGCACTGGGATGGACTTGGCCGAAGCGCACCGCATCGAGGCCATCGCGCGACAACGCATGGCACGCCGGATCCTCAGCGATGTCGAAATCTGCGGCGATGAATCGAGTTATCATATCTGGCTGAAATTGCAGGAGCCCTGGACCGCCGATGGCTTTGCCTTGCAGGCGCGGCTGAAAGGCGTCGGCGTGTCACCAGCCACCATCTTCT
- a CDS encoding MaoC family dehydratase — translation MTVPAPLYLEDLAIGQRFSSPTHALDAGQIKAFANQFDPQPFHLDEARAKDTFFAGLAASGWHTAALTMKLLTSTTPGIAGGLIGAGGEISWPQPTRPDDILQVESEIIEIKPSRSRPDRGMVTMRSETRNQRGELLQTLTSTLVVPRRPVV, via the coding sequence ATGACCGTGCCAGCGCCACTCTATCTCGAAGACCTCGCGATCGGACAACGGTTCTCCAGTCCGACCCATGCCCTCGATGCGGGTCAGATCAAGGCCTTTGCCAACCAGTTCGATCCACAGCCCTTTCATCTTGACGAGGCAAGGGCGAAAGACACCTTCTTCGCCGGTCTGGCCGCCAGTGGCTGGCATACGGCGGCCCTCACCATGAAACTTCTGACGTCGACCACACCAGGCATAGCGGGCGGCCTGATCGGTGCGGGCGGAGAGATCTCGTGGCCGCAGCCGACGCGACCTGATGACATCCTGCAGGTAGAAAGCGAGATCATCGAAATCAAACCATCGCGCTCCCGGCCCGATCGCGGCATGGTGACCATGCGCAGCGAGACCCGGAATCAGCGCGGCGAACTCCTGCAGACGCTCACATCGACACTCGTGGTTCCACGGCGTCCAGTTGTCTAG
- a CDS encoding Crp/Fnr family transcriptional regulator, translated as MESLRIGHRIFPAKRTIYREGDVAREMYMLFEGWAFRYKLLPGGRRQILSFLLPGDPVSLPLLITDRLPFSVQALTNVTACAFDRASFAEFVSAQPALMRQAEIYCLAANAMADDRLTDLGRRSAYERVARLVSELLNRMEAKALTTRSPMHFPLGQTHIADALGLTAIHSGRVLRRLRRDGILSLHRGRLEILDRAALQRI; from the coding sequence ATGGAGAGTCTGCGGATCGGGCATCGCATCTTTCCAGCGAAGCGAACTATCTATCGTGAAGGCGATGTTGCCCGCGAGATGTACATGCTCTTTGAAGGGTGGGCGTTCCGCTACAAACTACTACCAGGTGGCCGCCGGCAAATCCTTTCCTTCCTCTTGCCAGGTGATCCAGTCAGCCTGCCGCTGTTGATAACGGACCGTTTGCCGTTCTCGGTCCAGGCCCTGACGAATGTTACGGCCTGCGCCTTTGATCGTGCCTCTTTCGCCGAATTTGTGAGCGCGCAGCCTGCGCTTATGCGGCAGGCGGAGATTTACTGCCTGGCAGCCAACGCCATGGCGGATGACAGGCTGACCGACCTCGGGCGTCGATCTGCCTATGAACGAGTTGCTCGTCTGGTATCGGAGCTTCTCAATCGCATGGAGGCGAAGGCGTTGACGACGCGCAGCCCGATGCATTTCCCCCTTGGCCAAACGCATATCGCCGATGCGCTTGGACTCACCGCCATCCATTCCGGGCGTGTGCTGCGCCGTTTGCGGCGTGACGGCATCCTGTCGCTGCATCGCGGTCGTCTTGAGATTTTGGACCGGGCGGCATTGCAACGCATCTGA
- a CDS encoding DUF1127 domain-containing protein, giving the protein MSRYKLSALEGRPSYARSRFSGFRLTGLALPRIVATLLLDYLEIYRQRRALAALDDHMLKDIGLSRCDVEAEVSRPFWR; this is encoded by the coding sequence ATGTCTCGATACAAATTGTCTGCCCTGGAAGGGCGGCCGTCCTATGCGCGATCTAGATTCTCGGGCTTTAGGCTCACCGGCCTTGCGCTGCCGCGCATCGTCGCGACCCTCTTGCTCGACTATCTGGAGATCTATCGTCAGCGCCGTGCGCTGGCGGCCCTCGACGATCACATGTTGAAGGACATCGGTCTGAGCCGCTGCGACGTCGAAGCCGAAGTCTCGCGCCCGTTCTGGCGATGA
- a CDS encoding LysR family transcriptional regulator: protein MDKFHELEVFVAVADAGSFAKAGARLNISPPAVTRAISSLEGRLDAQVFNRTTRSLNLTEVGARFLENARRLLAEMETAEKEAVGETAVPSGHLALTASVTFGRLWLAPVVCAFLEANPRITASVALLDRVANMVEEGFDVAIRIGSLPDSTVIARRVGEVRRLLVASPAYLAKRGVPQFPADLKLHSIIAFTGLMPNREWRHVADGVASQVSLIPRLEINDAAFALAAAEKGDGITIALSYMVADHIRKGRLVPVLEKFTPPPVPVQIVYPQVRILAPKIRAFVDFATPRLTAALGKLWVPADLK from the coding sequence GTGGATAAATTTCATGAATTGGAGGTGTTCGTGGCCGTTGCCGATGCCGGCAGCTTTGCCAAGGCTGGCGCGCGCCTGAACATTTCTCCACCGGCCGTCACGCGCGCCATATCTTCCTTGGAGGGGCGCCTGGACGCACAGGTGTTCAATCGGACGACGCGTTCGCTCAACCTCACCGAAGTCGGCGCAAGATTCCTGGAGAACGCGCGGCGGCTCCTGGCTGAAATGGAGACGGCCGAAAAAGAAGCCGTCGGTGAAACGGCCGTGCCGTCGGGACACCTTGCCCTTACGGCTTCGGTGACATTCGGTCGACTCTGGCTGGCACCCGTCGTTTGCGCGTTCCTTGAGGCCAACCCCCGGATCACCGCGTCGGTCGCCTTGTTGGATCGGGTCGCCAATATGGTTGAGGAAGGTTTCGATGTTGCGATCCGGATCGGTTCACTTCCGGACTCAACCGTCATCGCACGCCGCGTCGGCGAGGTGAGGCGCCTTCTTGTGGCAAGCCCCGCCTATTTGGCAAAGCGGGGTGTTCCGCAATTCCCGGCAGACCTCAAGCTCCACTCAATCATCGCCTTTACTGGCCTCATGCCCAACCGGGAATGGCGGCACGTCGCCGATGGCGTTGCCAGCCAAGTATCATTGATACCGCGCCTGGAAATCAACGATGCCGCTTTCGCTCTGGCGGCGGCCGAGAAGGGTGACGGTATCACAATTGCCCTCTCTTATATGGTGGCAGATCATATTCGAAAGGGCCGCCTTGTTCCGGTCCTGGAAAAGTTCACACCACCGCCGGTGCCGGTGCAGATCGTCTACCCTCAAGTCCGCATCCTCGCCCCTAAAATCCGCGCCTTCGTCGACTTCGCCACACCGAGACTGACAGCAGCACTGGGTAAACTCTGGGTTCCGGCCGACCTCAAATAG